The following coding sequences lie in one Spodoptera frugiperda isolate SF20-4 chromosome 24, AGI-APGP_CSIRO_Sfru_2.0, whole genome shotgun sequence genomic window:
- the LOC118278601 gene encoding galectin-4: MAAPIYNPVIPCVHPIPAGMYPGRMIRIQGNTPPGAQRFAINFQCGPNTDPRDDIALHLNFRFVEMCVVRNHLTAMNWGVEETNGGMPLSRGDSFEALILCEPQSLKVAVNGVHFCEFPHRIPFQRISHITVDGDVMIQLIAFEGAQPPQQMYMSGPPAYGAYGAPPPAYGAPGYGGAPQGQVGPQGAMYGGQPQPQVVQGQQRGGVGTGAAVGMGAAALAAGGIAGYAMGGGFNSPSTPPAVETASFSESIDFGGDDWMD; the protein is encoded by the exons ATGGCTGCTCCAATCTACAATCCC GTAATACCATGCGTGCACCCCATCCCCGCGGGCATGTACCCCGGCCGCATGATCAGGATCCAGGGCAACACTCCTCCCGGCGCACAGAG GTTCGCGATCAACTTCCAGTGCGGCCCCAACACGGACCCTCGCGACGACATCGCCCTGCACCTGAACTTCCGCTTCGTGGAGATGTGCGTGGTGCGCAACCACCTGACCGCCATGAACTGGGGGGTCGAGGAGACCAACGGGGGCATGCCGCTCAGCAGGGGAGACTCCTTCGAGGCTCTTATTCTTTGCGAACCGCAGTCTTTGAAG GTGGCAGTGAACGGAGTCCACTTCTGCGAGTTCCCGCACCGCATCCCGTTCCAGAGGATCTCGCACATCACGGTGGACGGCGACGTCATGATCCAGCTGATCGCCTTCGAAGGAGCGCAGCCCCCGCAGCAGATGTACATG TCTGGACCACCAGCGTACGGCGCGTACGGCGCCCCACCACCGGCATACGGAGCCCCCGGCTACGGCGGAGCACCCCAAG GTCAAGTTGGACCCCAAGGGGCAATG TACGGTGGCCAACCACAGCCGCAGGTAGTACAAGGCCAACAGCGGGGCGGTGTGGGCACGGGCGCGGCCGTGGGCATGGGGGCTGCCGCCCTCGCCGCGGGGGGCATCGCGGGGTACGCCATGGGGGGTGGGTTCAACAGCCCTAGCACTCCACCAGCG GTGGAGACTGCCTCGTTTTCGGAATCCATCGACTTCGGAGGTGATGACTGGATGGATTGA